A stretch of Campylobacter gracilis DNA encodes these proteins:
- a CDS encoding CTP synthase produces the protein MAKQTKYIFVTGGVLSSLGKGIAAASIATLLKHAGLKVRILKADPYINVDPGTMSPLEHGEVFVTDDGAETDLDLGHYERFLDENLSQDNNFTTGKVYSSVIEKERRGDYLGKTIQVIPHIVGEIVRRIKKAGEGNDVLIVEIGGTVGDIEGLPFLEAIRAMRVELGRVNTMNIHLTLVPFIKVAGELKTKPTQHSVGELRRIGISPDMIICRSEMPLNRALKDKIALSCGVDKNCVIESPDSASIYQIPLAFLKQDILTPIAETLSLNKLEVDMSNWDSLVKRVIVPTNETTIAFVGKYIDLKESYKSLTEGIIHAGATLDTRISLKWVDSEKIEASNVDEIFRDVNGILVAGGFGSRGVEGKILAINYARMHKVPFLGICLGMQLAMVEFARNVLKLKNANSSEFDPQTEDPVIYLIDSFIDASGKKQIRTHKSPMGGTMRLGGYDCDVKKGSLLGKIYGEQKTIRERHRHRYEANPKYRAEFEKHGLIVCGESDGLIEAVELKNHPFFLGVQFHPEFTSRLVRPNPAILGFIEASIKNAR, from the coding sequence ATGGCAAAACAAACGAAATATATTTTCGTCACCGGCGGAGTGCTGAGCTCGCTGGGTAAGGGCATTGCGGCGGCGTCGATCGCGACGCTTTTAAAGCACGCGGGGCTTAAAGTGCGTATCCTAAAGGCGGATCCTTATATCAACGTCGATCCCGGCACCATGAGCCCGCTGGAGCACGGAGAGGTTTTCGTCACCGACGACGGCGCGGAGACCGATCTGGATCTTGGGCATTATGAGCGGTTCTTGGATGAAAATTTAAGCCAAGACAACAATTTCACCACGGGCAAAGTTTACAGCTCCGTCATCGAAAAGGAGCGCAGGGGCGATTATCTGGGCAAAACGATCCAGGTTATCCCTCACATCGTAGGCGAGATCGTGCGCCGCATAAAAAAGGCGGGCGAGGGCAACGACGTGCTGATCGTCGAGATCGGCGGCACCGTGGGCGACATCGAGGGACTGCCCTTTTTAGAGGCGATCCGCGCGATGAGAGTGGAGCTGGGTAGAGTAAATACGATGAATATCCACCTCACGCTCGTGCCTTTCATCAAGGTAGCAGGCGAGCTCAAAACCAAGCCCACACAGCACAGCGTAGGCGAGCTGCGCCGCATCGGTATCAGCCCCGATATGATAATCTGCCGCTCCGAAATGCCGCTAAATCGCGCGCTTAAAGATAAGATCGCGCTAAGCTGCGGCGTGGATAAAAACTGCGTCATCGAAAGCCCCGATAGCGCGAGCATCTATCAGATCCCGCTTGCGTTTTTGAAGCAAGATATTTTAACGCCGATCGCGGAAACTCTAAGCTTAAACAAGCTCGAAGTCGATATGAGCAACTGGGACAGCCTCGTTAAGCGCGTCATCGTGCCTACGAACGAAACTACGATCGCCTTCGTCGGCAAATATATCGATCTGAAAGAAAGCTACAAATCCCTCACCGAGGGGATCATCCACGCGGGCGCGACGCTTGATACGCGGATAAGCTTAAAGTGGGTAGATAGTGAAAAAATTGAAGCGAGCAATGTGGATGAAATTTTCCGCGACGTAAACGGAATTTTAGTCGCGGGCGGCTTCGGCTCGCGCGGAGTAGAGGGTAAAATTTTAGCCATAAACTACGCGCGGATGCATAAGGTGCCATTTTTGGGAATTTGCCTAGGGATGCAGCTTGCGATGGTGGAGTTTGCGCGCAACGTCTTAAAATTGAAAAACGCCAACTCCTCGGAATTTGACCCTCAAACCGAAGATCCGGTGATCTACCTCATCGACAGCTTTATCGACGCAAGCGGCAAAAAGCAGATTCGCACGCACAAATCCCCTATGGGCGGCACTATGCGGCTGGGCGGCTATGACTGCGACGTCAAAAAAGGCTCGCTTTTGGGTAAAATTTACGGCGAGCAAAAGACCATCCGCGAGCGCCACCGCCACCGTTACGAAGCCAATCCGAAGTACCGCGCCGAGTTTGAAAAGCACGGGCTTATCGTCTGCGGCGAGAGCGACGGGCTTATCGAAGCGGTCGAGCTAAAAAACCATCCGTTTTTTCTGGGCGTGCAGTTTCACCCGGAATTTACCAGCCGTCTAGTGCGCCCAAATCCCGCTATTTTGGGCTTTATCGAAGCATCTATAAAAAATGCTAGGTAA
- the recJ gene encoding single-stranded-DNA-specific exonuclease RecJ, producing the protein MLGKNEIREILKSRFANDRHTKISEIPLPCDLKDTYKAALRIKTAIEENQRIAVVGDYDVDGIVSTVIMSDFFNQIGAEYVIKIPNRFTDGYGLNSEIIGELEDVDLIITVDNGTSATEAAEICAQKGIDLIITDHHMPPPVLPRAYAIINPKQPDCTFPNIEICGAQVAWYLVGALKETLGVNYDMASSMDILIIAIIADMMELRDMNRALLRFGIKRLNSSNRACFKAIKEHYFKKHFEFDDISYTIAPLINCTGRMDDATMSYNFLCAKNIREANHYLETINSINNSRKEEEKSLYDEIVKSVDPNDNVIVVWGPQWHEGIIGIVASRLSKTYKKPAIVFSVSDSRAKGSARSIGKFDILELISSQSEILTTFGGHKGAAGVGIDPALLQEFKRRVNERITPKDLSDFSAQDDLLGELDASQIDFELLEILEFYEPYGQKNPRPLFCIKGARARNIREIGKEGKHIKMALDKNGGSVEALFFNYDFLPRAGERVDVIFTISKNNFRGTITPELIIKELAPSES; encoded by the coding sequence ATGCTAGGTAAAAATGAGATAAGGGAAATTCTAAAATCGAGATTTGCGAACGATCGGCATACTAAAATTTCTGAAATTCCCTTACCCTGCGATCTGAAAGATACCTATAAGGCGGCTTTGCGCATAAAAACTGCCATCGAAGAAAACCAGCGCATAGCCGTAGTCGGCGATTATGACGTCGACGGTATCGTAAGCACCGTCATAATGAGCGATTTTTTCAATCAAATAGGCGCGGAGTACGTCATTAAGATCCCGAACCGCTTCACCGACGGATACGGGCTAAACAGCGAGATCATAGGCGAGCTTGAGGATGTAGATCTCATCATCACCGTAGATAACGGCACCTCCGCGACGGAAGCCGCCGAAATTTGCGCCCAAAAGGGGATCGATCTCATCATCACCGATCATCACATGCCCCCGCCCGTGCTGCCAAGAGCTTATGCGATAATCAATCCGAAGCAGCCTGACTGCACCTTCCCAAATATCGAAATTTGCGGCGCGCAGGTAGCGTGGTATCTCGTAGGCGCGCTAAAAGAAACCCTCGGCGTGAACTACGATATGGCAAGCTCGATGGATATCCTCATCATCGCCATAATCGCCGATATGATGGAGCTGCGCGACATGAACCGCGCGCTTTTGCGCTTCGGTATCAAGCGGCTAAATAGCTCAAACCGCGCCTGCTTCAAGGCGATTAAAGAGCATTATTTTAAAAAGCACTTCGAATTCGACGATATCAGCTACACGATCGCGCCGCTTATCAACTGCACGGGGCGTATGGACGATGCGACGATGTCGTATAACTTTTTATGCGCCAAAAATATTAGAGAGGCGAACCACTACCTAGAGACGATAAATTCCATCAACAACTCGCGCAAAGAGGAGGAGAAAAGCCTCTACGACGAGATCGTAAAAAGCGTCGATCCGAACGACAACGTCATCGTCGTGTGGGGTCCGCAGTGGCACGAAGGCATCATCGGCATCGTCGCAAGCCGCCTAAGCAAGACCTACAAAAAGCCCGCGATCGTCTTTAGCGTAAGCGACTCGCGCGCCAAAGGGAGCGCGCGCAGCATCGGTAAATTCGACATTTTAGAGCTGATCTCCTCGCAAAGCGAAATTTTAACGACCTTCGGCGGACACAAGGGCGCTGCGGGCGTGGGAATCGATCCTGCGCTGCTTCAGGAGTTTAAGCGGCGCGTAAATGAGCGCATTACGCCTAAGGATCTGAGCGATTTTAGCGCGCAAGACGATCTGCTGGGCGAGCTGGACGCGTCGCAGATAGACTTCGAGCTGCTTGAAATTTTAGAATTTTACGAGCCGTACGGGCAGAAAAATCCTCGCCCGCTCTTTTGTATCAAAGGCGCGCGTGCCCGCAATATCAGGGAGATCGGCAAGGAGGGCAAGCATATCAAAATGGCGCTTGATAAAAACGGCGGCAGCGTCGAGGCGCTGTTTTTTAACTACGACTTTTTGCCGCGCGCGGGCGAGCGGGTCGACGTGATCTTTACGATTAGCAAAAACAACTTCCGCGGCACGATCACGCCAGAGCTCATCATCAAGGAGCTAGCTCCGAGCGAAAGCTAA
- a CDS encoding cupin domain-containing protein: MQHIKNIDAAKAVELASLVEVAPHKVISRTLAQNPALNMTLFAFDGGEEISSHKSDGDAFVYVLEGEGDFTIDGQKHRVKAGQSIVMPAGLPHAISAPAPFKWFLVVVF, from the coding sequence ATGCAACACATCAAAAATATCGATGCCGCTAAGGCCGTAGAGCTTGCTTCGCTAGTCGAAGTGGCCCCTCATAAGGTGATTTCGCGCACCCTCGCGCAAAATCCTGCGCTGAATATGACGCTTTTCGCCTTCGACGGCGGCGAGGAGATCAGCTCGCATAAATCCGATGGCGACGCGTTCGTTTACGTGCTTGAGGGTGAGGGCGATTTCACGATCGACGGGCAGAAACACCGCGTAAAAGCGGGGCAAAGCATCGTAATGCCTGCGGGCTTGCCGCACGCGATCTCGGCACCCGCGCCGTTTAAGTGGTTTTTAGTAGTGGTTTTTTAG